From a region of the Rhipicephalus microplus isolate Deutch F79 chromosome X, USDA_Rmic, whole genome shotgun sequence genome:
- the LOC119175498 gene encoding uncharacterized protein LOC119175498 — MNGSHARSMKALTITCIFGTLAGVAFAGGFGGFGGGGFGGGFSGGFGGGYGGGFKAIPVTGVAISHGGGGFGGFGGGGFGSFGGGGFGGGFGGGGKIVAGPSYLVKTIHHINKLHSGGQLIGYSGVGFGGGHGGGFGGGFGGGYGGGFGGGGFGGGHGGTISIIKIKGAGYH, encoded by the exons ATGAACGGTTCGCACGCGCGCAGTATGAAGGCTCTG ACGATCACCTGCATCTTTGGAACTCTAGCTGGTGTTGCCTTTGCCGGTGGTTTCGGTGGATTTGGTGGTGGTGGCTTTGGCGGTGGATTCAGCGGTGGATTTGGAGGTGGCTACGGTGGAGGTTTTAAGGCCATTCCAGTGACGGGCGTTGCCATCAGCCACGGAGGCGGCGGCTTTGGGGGCTTCGGTGGCGGTGGCTTCGGAAGTTTCGGTGGTGGTGGCTTCGGTGGAGGATTCGGTGGAGGAGGCAAGATTGTTGCTGGGCCATCATATCTAGTCAAGACGATTCATCACATCAACAAGCTGCACAGCGGCGGGCAGCTCATCGGCTATAGCGGGGTTGGATTCGGTGGCGGACATGGAGGAGGTTTCGGTGGCGGCTTCGGAGGTGGTTACGGGGGTGGCTTCGGTGGAGGTGGCTTTGGAGGCGGCCATGGTGGAACAATCAGCATAATCAAGATCAAGGGAGCTGGCTACCATTGA